ACTTAAAAGAATAACCATTGAGAAATAGGTGTGTAGCGTTTACCAGCACGAGATAGAAACCTGCTACAAATCTATTTATAGAGAAGTGGTTCAATGGAGTCGAAAGGCAGACATTTTATTATTGATGCATTTGAATGTCAGTCCGATATTCTAAATAATGCAGAAGAGTTAAAAAAATTACTATTGTCAACCATCGATCATTTGGGAATGGAGGTTTTATCAACATATTTCCATTCTTTTTCACCTCAAGGAGTAACTGGAGTAATATGCATTTCTACTTCACATTAGGTTCGATTTGAAATAAGGTTTACTCCGATAAATAAAGGGGCTGTCTGATAAGTCCCTAAAATGAAGCAAGTGGAGAAAAACGAGTCGTTTTTCTCCACTTGCTTTTGTATTATTTCGGCTATGACCTGAAAGTAGCTGGCGGATCCCTGCTACTTTCAGGATGTTGTGGGCTAATGCCACTATGCCGAACTCGACATGTACTTTGTCGAGCCCACGTAACGAAAATCTGCGGAACGACCGATTGCCCTTGATGTGACCGAACACACTTTCTACTTCGACTTTGCGTCGAGCATAGATCGCGGCTTTTTCTTCACATTCAAGGGCTGTTTTTGCCTTCGCTTTCATTTCTTCGAAGACGGTATTCCAGTGAACTTGTCGATTTCCTTTCGCTTTCGTACATTTCGCTTTTAATGGGCAATTTGTACAGTCTTCACATTCGTATATTTTAAAGCTTTGCTCATATCCAGACGAATTCTTTTTCGTTTGATATTTTTTAAACAGAACCTTTCTTCCATTCGGGCAGATAAAACAATCATCCTGTTCAAGATAGGTCCAGTTTTTCACATGTCGGATGTCTTTTTTGTATTTACGTGTCTGTTCTTGTTCATAGGTTCCATAAGGAATCAGAAAATCAAATCGAGGCTCCTTCTCGTCACCAAGTGCGTACACATAGTTTTCTTCACTTCCATACCCTGCATCCGCAATAATGGTTTTCGGCATCGGGATAGAGGTTGACGCCAGTTTCTGCAAATGCGGAATCATACAACGCGTGTCTGTAGGACGCTGATGAATGCTGTAAAACACAATAAACTGGCCTTCTGTCCCCATTTGTACGTTATAACCGGGCTTGAGTTGGCCGTTTTTCATTGGGTCTTCTTTCATACGCATAAAGGTGGCATCTTTATCTGTTTTAGAATAACTATTCCGATCTCCGAATGTTTCGTTCTGTTCCTTATATTTCGCTAACCGAGGTAAGAAGTTTTCTCGAATCAACTTTAAAGGCTTTTTCCATTGACTACGTTTTTGTCTCTTTTCCTTTCGCGTCTCTGGGTCTTGTTCTGTTTCAATCTCTTTCGTTAACCCTTCTACCTTTTCTTCGATTTTCGCTGCGATGGCCTCTAATTTTTGTTCCGTCATTTCTGGATCTTCTACGATTTCCTTTTGAATGGCTCCTGTTTCTTCTTGTGTTATTTGTTGTATGTATTGGAGTGTTTCTTGGATTTTCTTCTTTAACATCGCTTCAAATTTCGAGGTTGATTTTTTCCATACGAAAGTAAACTTATTGG
This sequence is a window from Bacillus alveayuensis. Protein-coding genes within it:
- a CDS encoding S-adenosylmethionine/arginine decarboxylase-like enzyme (product_source=COG1586; cath_funfam=3.60.90.10; cog=COG1586; pfam=PF02675; superfamily=56276); the protein is MESKGRHFIIDAFECQSDILNNAEELKKLLLSTIDHLGMEVLSTYFHSFSPQGVTGVICISTSH
- a CDS encoding hypothetical protein (product_source=Hypo-rule applied; cath_funfam=3.10.20.90; pfam=PF13751; superfamily=57184,58018), whose protein sequence is NKFTFVWKKSTSKFEAMLKKKIQETLQYIQQITQEETGAIQKEIVEDPEMTEQKLEAIAAKIEEKVEGLTKEIETEQDPETRKEKRQKRSQWKKPLKLIRENFLPRLAKYKEQNETFGDRNSYSKTDKDATFMRMKEDPMKNGQLKPGYNVQMGTEGQFIVFYSIHQRPTDTRCMIPHLQKLASTSIPMPKTIIADAGYGSEENYVYALGDEKEPRFDFLIPYGTYEQEQTRKYKKDIRHVKNWTYLEQDDCFICPNGRKVLFKKYQTKKNSSGYEQSFKIYECEDCTNCPLKAKCTKAKGNRQVHWNTVFEEMKAKAKTALECEEKAAIYARRKVEVESVFGHIKGNRSFRRFSLRGLDKVHVEFGIVALAHNILKVAGIRQLLSGHSRNNTKASGEKRLVFLHLLHFRDLSDSPFIYRSKPYFKSNLM